CTGTACTCGCTCCTCTAGTTCGGCATTCAAGGCAGAGATTTTTTTCTCCGCCTGCTTGCGTTCTTCAATATCCTGCTGCAAGTCAGCATTGAGCGCGTGAACTTGCTGATACAGTTCATATTGATGAATTGCCATTGCAAAGTGACTGCTCAAAGCTTGGGCGAGTTCAATTTCTGGGGTTTTCCATTCTTGGGCTTGACTTCGCTTTAACTCTCGCCATACTTCAAAGGATTGAACTGGACACTGATTTCGCGGATCATTACGATTAACTCGTCGCGCCCACAGAGTTTCTGTGTCTATTTCATGGCGAAAAATACTTAAGTAACCCAATATCTGCTGGCGATATTGCAAGCAAATAACCAATAAGCTGCGAATCCCAGCATCAAAAAACGCCTGTGCCAAGTCTGACTGTAGTGTGGCTTGATATAAATCAGTAATTGCCCACACTAGTTTTCCCTCCTCGACAGTCGCCTCCATGTTTAACCACTCTTGCCAACTGGGATGCTCCTCGAAGAGGAATGGGGAGGGGGGAGACAAGTGAGAAAGATTGCTACCTTGTCCCCCTTGTCCCTCTGCTTCGCCTGCTAATAGCTCCCCTGCTCCCCACTCCCCACAACTAAACACCTGAGCCGCCTCATCTGGATTTTGGGGAGCGATATAAATTCTGCCACCAGCAGCCTGTAAAGCAGATACAGTCAACTCTAGCGCCTGTTGTAACTGCATTTCGGTCATGGAATGCAGTAGTTTGGCCACGCGGTTAATTGTGGCTTCTTGGTCAGCTTGGGCGCGGGTTTGTTCGAGGAGGGTATTTTGAGCGATCGCAATTGATAATTGATCTGCAACCAGTTGCACTACCTGTAATTCCCGTTCGCTCACCTCTCGCGGCAAACTGTGATGAGATACCAACAAACCCCATAATTGGTCACGATGCAAAATTGGCACCACCAGAGAAGATTGCACTCCCATTGAAGTGAGGTATTCTACGTGACATGGGTCTACGACTCGAAACCGGATATCATTTTTATCAAGTGGCTCGGTCGTTTCCGAAGAATCTAAGGGACTCAGCCCAATTTGCTGGGCTGCAACATCCACAATTGAGCGCTGACGAACTTTCAAAAACAACTCACGAGCTGCAAATGGAATATCCTCTGCGGGAAAGTGTTGCCCTAGTAGAGATGGTAAGCGATCGCAGTTAACCGACTCAGCCACAACCTCACCGCTAGCATCTACATCAAAACGATATACTTTTACACGATCTGTCTCCAAAAATATACGTACTTCAGCAACGGTTCCTGAGAGGATTGCTGGCAACTCTAGGGATTGACGAATGCGGTTCATCATCCGATGTAGCAGCGCTTCTAAGGAGTCGATAGGCTTTTGTTTTTTGTCTTTTGTCATCTATCAGTTGTCTCAAGAAACAGTGCTGAGTGTTGACTGTTGACTGGAAACTGAGAAGAATTTCTTCCCCTGCTCCTTGTCTCCCTCATCCCCCTCATCTTCCCCAATCCCCAGTCCCCAGTCCCCAGTCCTATTCACCCACATCGTCTAGAACATAATGGCAAAGGACTTTATCTAATTCTCTAAACGCAGGCTGCTGTAGTTCCCCAGAAAGAAGTTCTACTAAATGGCGGAGATGCAATGCCTCACTTTGGTCAAGAGTAATTTGGGATAGCAATATTTGCTCTATGTGTTTAGCCAGACGCGAACCTTCTGCAAAGCCAAAAATGCCTAAAGCTCCCCCTAGCTTATGTGCTGCATGATATGCTTTTTTGCGTAATTCTTCAGAGAGATTGTTGGCTTGCAACGCGAGTGAGGCTTGTTGGAGAATTTCTAAGCGATCGCTACTGTGTACTTTCAGCCTCTCCCACACAACTGCTAACGCTTCCCTAATCTGTGGCTTCCTTTTGCTTTGTTTTGTCTGTCTTAAGGCTACAGAAGGTTTTTCTTCATCTGCAAATACTTTCAGACGATAACCCAAACCATAGACTGTTTCAATAAAATCAGTTGGTGCGCCAGCTTGCGTTAGTTTCTGCCGCAAACCCTTGATGTGAGCTGTCACCGTATCCTCTTTAGGTGCTTCTTCTACAGACCAGAGGTGGTCTAAAATTTCACTGCGGCTGAAGACAATATGCTCGTTACGCAGAAAAAGCTCCAGTAAGCGATACTCCTTAGGCGTTAAATTCAAACCATGACAACCATAATTCACTTCACAGCTACCAGGGTGAATACGCAGTTTTTCCCATTTCATCACTGACAATATGGGTGAATTTCGTCGCCGCAATAAAACACGAATTCGAGCTAATAATTCCGAGAGTTCAAAAGGTTTAACAACATAGTCATCTGCTCCTGCATCTAATCCCATGACTTTGTGAGTGCTAGAATTTTGGGCTGTCAGTAGCAGTACAGGTGTTTGATAGTTATGGGAACGTAACCTCTGACAAAGTTTTATGCCGTCCAATTTGGGCAAGATGATATCTAGCAAAATTAAGTCATAGCTAAAAGCTTCTACTAGCTCCCAACCAAGTAGACCATCAGCAGCAATATCAACTACATAGTGTTGATTGCCAAGAACATTTTCAAGTGTTTTGGCGATACACTCGTCATCTTCAACTAGTAAAATTCTCATTCCATATCACCCTACTGTACCTAAACGCTAGGACTTCATCAGAGGGAAAACAAATAATTAGGGAACTCCCAGAAAGAAATCATTACATAGGATAGGCAAGATGCCTAGACTAGCAAAAAAATATTAGCGATTTTTTTTCTTTGGCAGTCCTTTAGCAACAATCAAAGTAGAAAAGTTTTACCTCAGAAAAAATCTGCCAATTGTTCACCACATATACTACTAGCACAGCACAATGCAAACAGAGCAAGCATTGAAAACCAATGAAATTCTTGCAATAGTAGGAATTACAAATTACGAATTCTGCCTTGCAGTACTAGCATCTGTGGTGAACAAAAAGCTTTGTATCGAACAAGTCTAATTCAAAATCATTATTGACTCTTCTTTGGCGCAAAAGTTATACAGCTTCAACCAAATTTACATTTGTTGACTTATTTTGATAATTAAAAGGTAACTTACATATTGATTTTTGTATACCTCTATGTAGTCCTAGTAGAACATGGCGTAAATAAACAGACCATCTGGAATTGGTAAAAAGCTTATGGTATGGCTATTCTTTCTTTTGACTTTTGAATGCGTGACTTTTGCCTTGTTGTACTAGGGTAGGTCTTTTCCCTCTGACCCTTCTGATGAATATTGTGAACTTTTATGAAAAGATGAACTTCCTTCATTGGTTCTTCATGTTTTTATTTTATGTTCCTTTTCATCGACCTTGAAGTAGTTTTTGTCTCAACGGCTTTGGTTTGAGTGCAAAAGATTATTCTGTCGTCTCCGGTTTTAGAAACTGTGGCGATAGAGAATTCCTATTTAATTATGCAAGGATCTATGTAACATGACGCCAAAGTCAGACAGCATAATTGCAACTTCGACTGTTAGCGTAGACAAGGCAGTCAGAGCAGCGGCTCCCACCGATGTTAACTGTCATGGGGTGAAGATTACGCGTGCAAATCACAATCTTCAAACAATAGCAACAAGCATCTTAGAAAGACGCGAAAAGATTAGTTTATGGGAGAAGTTTTGTTCATGGGTAACAAGTACTGAAAATCGGCTGTATATTGGCTGGTTTGGCATACTGTTGATTCCTTGTGTTTTAACAACCACCATTGTTTTCATCATTGCTTTTATTGCTGCTCCGCCCGTAGACATGGACGGAATGGGTTCACCAATTTCCGGTTCTTTATTCGACGGCAATAATATCATTTCAGCCGCTATAGTACCGACATCAGCCGCAATTGGTTTGCACTTTTACCCAATTTGGGAAGCTGCTTCTTTGGATGAGTGGCTTTACAGTGGCGGCCCTTACCAGATGATTGTGTTGCACTTTTTGATTAGCATCATCTGTTACCAAGATCGAGAATGGGAATTGAGCTATCGCTTAGGGATGCGTCCCTGGATTTCGCTAGCGTTCACTGCTCCCGTTGCTGCTTCCGTCTCTGTATTCTTAATTTATCCAATTGGCCAAGGCAGTTTTTCTGCGGGAATGCCTTTAGGGATTTCTGGTACTTTTAACTTCATGTTGCAGTTTCAAGCAGATCACAATATTCTGATGAGTCCCTTACATCAGTTAGGGGTGATTGGGGTATTAGGTGGTGCAATGCTGAGTGCAATGCATGGTTCTTTGGTAACATCAACCTTGATTCGTACCAACGAAAACGACTCAGAATCGATTAATGCCGGATACAAACTCGGTCAAAAACATCCAACCTACAACTTTAAGTCTGCTCAATTCTATCTTGGGCGGTTGGGATGGCGGCGGGCAAATTTTCCTAATTCTCGCAAATTGCATTTCTTCCTAGCGGCTTTTCCAGTAGCAGGAATTTGGTCTGCCGCCTTAGGGGTTGATGTCGCTGCATTTAACTTTGAAAAACTCACATTTGAGCAGCCAGAAATCAAAAGCCAAGGACGAGTTATTCACACTTGGGCAGACACAATTGATTGGGCTGATTTGGGGATAAAAGTGGCAGGTGAAAGCGATCGCCGAGTTTATAACTTCTCTAAAGATTTAACTACAGCGGAAGCAGTACCGTTGAGTTTATCATTACCGGAGTCGTAGTCCCGATATTCAACGCCAAATGAGCGCCAGACAGCTTCTATCTTGGCAGGGAGTCAGAAATACTTGGAAGAAGTTGGCACAATTGGTATTAAAGGACTGACAAATAAAAAAATATCCCACTGTTCACAGTCAACAGTCAGCAACTTCAAGCAGGATAATTTATTTCTTGGAGTTCGCTAAGAAAATGTACAACAATTTAGAAATTCCTCTCAGAAATATCAGGGCTATGCGCTGAATTCAATAAGAAGCCATATCCTTGATGAGTGAGGAAGATGCAGTCGAACTATGACCTTATTTTGACTACATCATGAGAGCGTTGTCATAGGAAAATGTCAGGATGAAGTATGAAGTTTAAAAACAAATTCTTACTTCATTTTTTCCTAAATGCGGACTCGGTAAGAAGCAGGGGAGAAGGGGAAAAATTGTAGTATATTTTTTCCATTTGCCTCTGGAGCCTCTTCCAATGATGCCACTTGCTTAAAGTCCTCAGAGCCGACGCCAGTCACTCATGGGGGCGCTACTCAATGCCCAATGCCCAAATTAGATTTAGAGTTTTAATCAGGAAGAATGTTTGAATTTCTTTTCGCCCACGAACGCGAGTGCCTCTCGTAGAGAGGGGACGTTCGCGTAGCGAAGAATGTTTTAACCCATACTCAGACGATCGCAGACTCGCTACCACTGCGCTATCAGCCACTCGTACAGAATTCATTCTGAATTCTGACTCCTGACTCCTGACTCCTGACTCCTGAATTCTTCTTGATAAATCTAAAACTCCTAACTCCTAAATTCAAATTGAACGGTGGCCATTGTTCATCCTAACTCAGCAAAGGACAAAATTATGAAACAAATATTTGCTTTAATTTTGGTAATTTTTCTCTGGCTTAATGTTGTCCCTACAGCTTTAGCGGAGAACACTACATTAGTACCTTGTGCCGAATCATCTGCATTTGTCGAACGAGTGCAAAATGCACCTGATAGTTATTACACTACAAAGCCATTAAAGGCTTATTCTCGGTTACTTTGTGGCGAGGATGGTTTACCTCATTTAGTTCTTGACCGCTTCAGCCTTGCCTTGGACGTGCTGACTCCCATAGTGATATTTCTCTACATTGCTGGTTGGATTGGCTGGACTGGTCGTTCCTATTTGCGGACAATTCAAAAACTTGGTTCCCCAGAAGAAAAAGAAATATTTATCGATCTACCAGTGTTCGTCAAATGTATGATATTGGCTTTTGCTTGGCCGGCATCAGCAGTTCAAGAATTTCTCAGTGGTGAATTAGTTGCCAAGGATGAAGAAATCCCGATTTCAATTCGCTAAAGCTTATTGACAATTGACGGTTTGTGATGAACTATCAACTGTCAATAAACCGACTAAAAATGACATCTTGTAAATGTAAACTTAGTTGATTTAGGAGAAAAATATGGAGTCACGTTATTTGTTGAAATATCTCACACTGCTTCCTGTCGTTGCTACTTTAGCAGTGATTATTTTAGCAGTGATTTTCATTGAATTAAATTCCATTTTTCCTGGGTTACAATATGGGACTTTTTTCCATCCTCTACCGTAACTCCGTTGACTTCTACTATTGCAGAAGGCAGGAGGTTCCATTTTGAAGGGAATTCAATACAGTACTTAATGGGAACCACAAAACAAGAAAATTTGGTGTTCTTGTCTTAAACCCTTGTTCCCTTTGGTAACAGCAGAAAACAGAGGGCAGTCTTTCTTCTGCCTTCTTCCCTCTGCCTTTCTTGATAAATTTTCAAACTCTTATTTAGTAAATATCAAAAAATCAATTATCCATTAATCGTAGGGTACGTTAGATCAAGATGGTGTCTTACTCTCGACACTAATACACCCTACAATATTGGATATTTTTTTTAATTTATTACTAGAATTCACCTAAAAACTGGGATGCACCCGCTAATGACTTGATTGCTGAAATCAATCTAAAATCCAAAATCTAAAATTGTTTGACTACAGCTAAGGCACAATCAGCACTGGGCAAGGGGAAAGGTTAATCACACGAGTGGTAACACTATCATCTGCTCCCTCTTCAGTCAACCCTAGCCCCCGACAGCCCATAATAATTAAATCGGCCCCAATTTCATCAGCGACATCGCAAATCGTAAAAGCTGGCTTACCTTGCCTCTCCAGAATTTCAGATTGAATTCCTTGCCCAGAAAATAAAGATTGGGCATTTTCTAGCAGTTTGGCAACTACCTCTGGTGACACCATCGGATCTGCGCTAGGCGCATCTGGAGGCGGTTCTTCTACCACAGACAGTAGCACCAAGCGACTACTGTACTTTTTGACTACGTTGGTAACAACGTCAGCAGCTTCCCGCGTTTCCCGGCTTTGATCGATAGGAAATAGTACTGTCTTAAATATATCTGTCACTTGGGTACCCCTGACTCCGGTAAAATCTTGATGGTTCTACTTTCAAAACAATAACAAAAAGGCAATCAGGAGAGTTTGGTGTGTCCAAAAAAAGTTTAGCAAGTTTATCTTCGGCTGATATCTCTGGGAAACGTGCTTTAGTGCGGGTTGACTTTAATGTGCCTGTGGACGATCAAGGCAACATTACTGACGATACTCGCATTCGTGCCGCTCTACCAACCATCCAAGATTTGACGCAGAAGGGTGCTAAGGTTATTCTCGCCAGCCATTTTGGCCGTCCCAAGGGTGTGGATGACAAATTACGCCTAACTCCCGTTGCCAAGCGTCTATCGGAGTTACTGGGGCAAGAAGTCGTTAAAACTGATGACTCTATTGGCGATGAAGTCGCAGCTAAAGTTGGCGCTCTGCAAAATGGCCAAGTGCTGTTACTCGAAAATGTCCGTTTTTACCCAGAAGAAGAGAAAAACGATCCAGAATTTGCGAAAAAATTGGCAGCTAATGCTGATTTCTATGTAAATGATGCTTTTGGTACTGCACACCGCGCCCATGCTTCTACTGAAGGTGTAACTAAATTCCTCAGCCCTTCTGTGGCTGGATATTTGGTTGAGAAGGAATTGCAATATCTGCAAAATGCCATTGAAAATCCCCAACGTCCTTTAGCGGCAATTATTGGCGGTTCCAAGGTTTCCAGTAAAATTGGCGTGATTGAAACGTTGCTGGAGAAGTGCGACAAGCTGATCATCGGCGGTGGGATGATTTTCACCTTTTACAAAGCCCGTGGTTTGAATGTTGGTAAGTCATTGGTGGAAGAAGACAAGCTAGAACTAGCGAAGTCTTTAGAAGCTAAGGCTAAGGAACGAGGCGTTGCTTTATTGCTGCCCACAGATGTGGTATTGGCAGATAACTTTGCCCCTGATGCCAATTCCCAAACCGTTAGCATTGAAAATATCCCCGATGGTTGGATGGGTTTGGATATTGGGCCAGATTCGGTGAAATTTTTCCAAGAAGCCCTTGCAGATACCAAAACGGTAATTTGGAACGGGCCGATGGGTGTGTTTGAATTTGATAAGTTTGCCAAAGGTACAGAAGCGATCGCTCATACTCTCGCCGAAATCGGCAAAACTGGCACAACCACCATTATCGGCGGTGGTGACTCAGTAGCGGCTGTGGAAAAGGTTGGTTTAGCTGACCAAATGAGCCACATCTCTACCGGTGGCGGCGCTAGTTTGGAGTTACTTGAAGGCAAGGTGTTGCCTGGAATTGCAGCTTTAGATGATGCGTAAGTAGGGACTGGGGACTGGGGACTAGGGACTGGGAACAAATTTTCC
This Nostoc sp. C052 DNA region includes the following protein-coding sequences:
- a CDS encoding ATP-binding protein, whose product is MTKDKKQKPIDSLEALLHRMMNRIRQSLELPAILSGTVAEVRIFLETDRVKVYRFDVDASGEVVAESVNCDRLPSLLGQHFPAEDIPFAARELFLKVRQRSIVDVAAQQIGLSPLDSSETTEPLDKNDIRFRVVDPCHVEYLTSMGVQSSLVVPILHRDQLWGLLVSHHSLPREVSERELQVVQLVADQLSIAIAQNTLLEQTRAQADQEATINRVAKLLHSMTEMQLQQALELTVSALQAAGGRIYIAPQNPDEAAQVFSCGEWGAGELLAGEAEGQGGQGSNLSHLSPPSPFLFEEHPSWQEWLNMEATVEEGKLVWAITDLYQATLQSDLAQAFFDAGIRSLLVICLQYRQQILGYLSIFRHEIDTETLWARRVNRNDPRNQCPVQSFEVWRELKRSQAQEWKTPEIELAQALSSHFAMAIHQYELYQQVHALNADLQQDIEERKQAEKKISALNAELEERVQERTAELQRANERLLREMSKRERALRARQQTQASLERLSRQSELILNSAGEGIYGLNSQGKITFVNPAAARMLLSGVTELKNQLMHKIVNHSQPDGTRYCWEENPIRATLESGAVQHISDDIFYRRDGSKFPVEYVSTPIREQGNIVGAVVIFKDITERQIVEQMKDEFVSVVSHELRTPLTSIRSALGLLARGSLNDQPEKSQRMLEIAFDNTNRLVRLINDILDIERINSGKATMYKQTCDAADLMSQAVDEMRAMAEKSEIKLELTTLSVQLWADSDRIIQTLTNLLSNAIKFSSPGFTVSLSAEVETRKEIDTDTKGISSSSDPCHSNILFQVKDQGRGIPEDKLETIFDRFQQVDASNSRHQGGTGLGLAICRSIIQQHGGQIWAESTLGEGSTFYFTLPISN
- a CDS encoding response regulator encodes the protein MRILLVEDDECIAKTLENVLGNQHYVVDIAADGLLGWELVEAFSYDLILLDIILPKLDGIKLCQRLRSHNYQTPVLLLTAQNSSTHKVMGLDAGADDYVVKPFELSELLARIRVLLRRRNSPILSVMKWEKLRIHPGSCEVNYGCHGLNLTPKEYRLLELFLRNEHIVFSRSEILDHLWSVEEAPKEDTVTAHIKGLRQKLTQAGAPTDFIETVYGLGYRLKVFADEEKPSVALRQTKQSKRKPQIREALAVVWERLKVHSSDRLEILQQASLALQANNLSEELRKKAYHAAHKLGGALGIFGFAEGSRLAKHIEQILLSQITLDQSEALHLRHLVELLSGELQQPAFRELDKVLCHYVLDDVGE
- a CDS encoding photosystem II q(b) protein; its protein translation is MTPKSDSIIATSTVSVDKAVRAAAPTDVNCHGVKITRANHNLQTIATSILERREKISLWEKFCSWVTSTENRLYIGWFGILLIPCVLTTTIVFIIAFIAAPPVDMDGMGSPISGSLFDGNNIISAAIVPTSAAIGLHFYPIWEAASLDEWLYSGGPYQMIVLHFLISIICYQDREWELSYRLGMRPWISLAFTAPVAASVSVFLIYPIGQGSFSAGMPLGISGTFNFMLQFQADHNILMSPLHQLGVIGVLGGAMLSAMHGSLVTSTLIRTNENDSESINAGYKLGQKHPTYNFKSAQFYLGRLGWRRANFPNSRKLHFFLAAFPVAGIWSAALGVDVAAFNFEKLTFEQPEIKSQGRVIHTWADTIDWADLGIKVAGESDRRVYNFSKDLTTAEAVPLSLSLPES
- a CDS encoding Photosystem I reaction center subunit III, which encodes MKQIFALILVIFLWLNVVPTALAENTTLVPCAESSAFVERVQNAPDSYYTTKPLKAYSRLLCGEDGLPHLVLDRFSLALDVLTPIVIFLYIAGWIGWTGRSYLRTIQKLGSPEEKEIFIDLPVFVKCMILAFAWPASAVQEFLSGELVAKDEEIPISIR
- a CDS encoding photosystem I reaction center subunit IX, with product MESRYLLKYLTLLPVVATLAVIILAVIFIELNSIFPGLQYGTFFHPLP
- a CDS encoding universal stress protein, giving the protein MFKTVLFPIDQSRETREAADVVTNVVKKYSSRLVLLSVVEEPPPDAPSADPMVSPEVVAKLLENAQSLFSGQGIQSEILERQGKPAFTICDVADEIGADLIIMGCRGLGLTEEGADDSVTTRVINLSPCPVLIVP
- the pgk gene encoding phosphoglycerate kinase, with amino-acid sequence MSKKSLASLSSADISGKRALVRVDFNVPVDDQGNITDDTRIRAALPTIQDLTQKGAKVILASHFGRPKGVDDKLRLTPVAKRLSELLGQEVVKTDDSIGDEVAAKVGALQNGQVLLLENVRFYPEEEKNDPEFAKKLAANADFYVNDAFGTAHRAHASTEGVTKFLSPSVAGYLVEKELQYLQNAIENPQRPLAAIIGGSKVSSKIGVIETLLEKCDKLIIGGGMIFTFYKARGLNVGKSLVEEDKLELAKSLEAKAKERGVALLLPTDVVLADNFAPDANSQTVSIENIPDGWMGLDIGPDSVKFFQEALADTKTVIWNGPMGVFEFDKFAKGTEAIAHTLAEIGKTGTTTIIGGGDSVAAVEKVGLADQMSHISTGGGASLELLEGKVLPGIAALDDA